From the genome of Brevundimonas sp. NIBR11:
ACGGCGTTGGCGTAGGCCTGCTCGACCCCGGCCTCATAGCTGCCGAACGGCATGTCGATGACCACGAGCGCGCGTTTCGAGCCCCGCATCACCGCCTGGCCATGCAGGATCATCATCTCCAGCGTCACGCCGACCGTCGACGGCAGTCCGTGCACCGCCATCCCGACGCTGTCGCCCACCAGCAGGACGTCGCAGTGGGCGTCCATGATCTCGGCGGTCGGGGCGTCGTAGGCGGTCAGGACCACGATCGGCTCCCCGCCCTTGCGCGCGGTGATCTCCGGGACCGTGATGCGTTTCACGGTTTCCTGTTTCTGGCTCGACATGGTCTCTCCACTGGCAGGGGCGCAGAGATAGGCGTCCGGATCGATCCCGTCGACCCGGACACCCGCCGCATCAGACGTCCTGCGACAGCCTCACCACCCCGGCGGCGGCCAGGGCGATCAGGGCGCCGGCGGCGATCCAGAACATCTGCATCGCCCCCATCGACCCGAAGGTCATGTCCGACAGCCCCAGTTGCGACAGGCCGGCGCCCACCGCGTCCTGGACGTTCACGCTGGCCGCCTGGAGACCCTGGCCCAGCACCCGACCGGCGACCGGCGCCTGATCGTCGGACAGGCGCAGGTTCAGGTTCATCGATTCCTTGACCGCGATCACTCCGCCGATCAGACCGGCGACGGTCAGGGCCACCGTGCGAACCCGCGTGGAGGAATGCAGCTTCGCCTCGACCTCGGCGGCGAACAGGGTCGCGTCGGCCATCTGGGGCGAGCGGGCGAACAGCCGCTCGATCATCGGATCGAATTCATCAGACGACATGCGCCGCCCTCCCCACATCTCCGGCCGGCGCGAGCCGGGCGCGGAGTTTATCCAGACCACGTTTGACATGAGACTTCACCGTTCCAAGCGGCAGATTCATGGCCGTGGCGATCTCGGGATGAGACAGCCCCGCGCCATGGCACAGGGACACACAGAGACGTTCGGTTTCGCTCAGCGACTTCAACGCCTCGTCCAAGTCGACCAGCCCCGCCCGATCGGGGACCGGAGCGACGTCATCCTCGTCCGGTTCGATCTCGGCGACATAGCGGGCGTCCTTGGCCTTGCGCTTCAGATAGAGCCGAGCGGCGATGCGCTTGACCCAGGCGGCGAAGGTGCCTTTGCCCCGAAACTCGGCGCATTTCTCGAACGCCTGCAGAAAGGCGTCCTGCGCGACATCGTCGGCCTCGGCCCCCTGCGCTCCCATGCGTCGCAGCAGGGACCGCACGGCCGAGCCGTGGCGGCGGACCAGTTCGCCGAACTCCCGACGCCCGCCCGCCGCCGCGAGGGCGGCGAGCTCGACGTCGTGTTGGTCCATCAGGGCCTTGGCCATGACAAGCTTCCCCCTGTCCGACCGGGCTCAGTCCTTGTTCTTGTTGAAGAAGCTCAGGACGATGAAGGCCAGACCGATGGTGACCGGGATGCAGGCGATGCCCAGCAGGCCGCCGCCGAAGTTGTGACCATCCCAGCCATTGTTGCCCCAGGACATGTCGTTGACCGCGCCGAAAGCGGCGATGCCGATGCCGACGGCCAGCC
Proteins encoded in this window:
- a CDS encoding sigma-70 family RNA polymerase sigma factor, with the protein product MAKALMDQHDVELAALAAAGGRREFGELVRRHGSAVRSLLRRMGAQGAEADDVAQDAFLQAFEKCAEFRGKGTFAAWVKRIAARLYLKRKAKDARYVAEIEPDEDDVAPVPDRAGLVDLDEALKSLSETERLCVSLCHGAGLSHPEIATAMNLPLGTVKSHVKRGLDKLRARLAPAGDVGRAAHVV